In a single window of the Streptomyces sp. NBC_00285 genome:
- a CDS encoding lipase/acyltransferase domain-containing protein, protein MTYGGNERTGVAPDVTHDAVVVVPGIMGSALRDTTTGRTVWGLRDPRWLGAWLRDDGMHPLHLDEDERSGKYGRVEATELLRFPAWAPFVKGFEPYSALLAAVERTVADPKAVLEFPYDWRLPVAVNGELLAEAAHRHLIRWRASDEHDRARRRHPDGRDARLVFVAHSMGGLVARAAFAHAASQGSDLAPETRAVVTLGTPFLGSVKAAVTLNGDRSSRLPARLRRRMQALSATLPGVHDLLPDYRCVDAGTDVHRLGPADVVALGGDAELAREAQLFQQRMREQAPALPGHRAVVGVAQPTAQSLRLEAGVVQKQYVAFERNGDGELARDSDRNPIRRNRAGDGTVYRDAAHLASNEPIGLPLQHGGLAKDSAAIEYVRAVLTEYDHNRGPALGDGLFGLDVPDYVVAGSPWPLWVRSAPDSGQPANAGTRCTVHNAATDQQIARAGLRRIDGELGAQVTLPAPGLYRIKAKSGGNAPVTQLVLAVDPEDD, encoded by the coding sequence ATGACGTATGGGGGGAACGAGCGCACCGGCGTGGCACCTGATGTCACGCATGACGCCGTGGTCGTGGTGCCCGGGATCATGGGCAGCGCGCTGCGGGACACCACCACGGGGCGAACGGTGTGGGGGTTGCGTGACCCTCGGTGGCTGGGCGCCTGGCTGCGCGACGACGGGATGCACCCGCTGCACCTGGACGAGGACGAGCGGTCCGGCAAATACGGCCGGGTGGAAGCCACCGAGCTGCTGCGTTTCCCCGCCTGGGCGCCGTTCGTGAAGGGGTTCGAGCCCTACAGTGCCCTGCTCGCCGCCGTCGAGCGGACGGTCGCCGACCCGAAGGCCGTACTCGAGTTCCCGTACGACTGGCGGCTGCCCGTCGCCGTCAACGGAGAACTGCTGGCGGAAGCCGCCCACCGTCACCTGATCCGTTGGCGCGCCAGTGACGAGCACGATCGGGCACGCCGTCGGCACCCGGACGGGCGAGATGCCCGCCTGGTGTTCGTCGCCCATTCCATGGGCGGCCTGGTCGCCCGGGCCGCCTTCGCCCACGCCGCATCGCAGGGCAGTGACCTGGCCCCCGAGACCAGGGCAGTGGTCACGCTCGGCACGCCGTTCCTCGGTTCGGTCAAGGCAGCCGTCACCCTCAACGGCGACCGCTCCAGCCGGCTGCCCGCCCGGCTGCGACGCCGGATGCAGGCACTGTCGGCGACACTGCCCGGCGTACACGACCTGCTGCCGGACTACCGCTGCGTCGACGCGGGTACGGACGTGCACCGCCTCGGTCCGGCCGACGTGGTGGCCTTGGGCGGCGACGCGGAACTCGCCCGTGAAGCCCAGCTGTTCCAGCAGCGTATGCGTGAACAGGCACCCGCGCTCCCAGGACACCGTGCGGTCGTCGGCGTCGCGCAGCCGACGGCGCAGAGTCTGCGCCTCGAAGCCGGGGTGGTGCAGAAGCAGTACGTCGCGTTCGAGCGGAACGGAGACGGTGAGCTGGCCCGCGACAGTGACCGCAACCCCATCCGCCGTAACCGGGCAGGCGACGGCACCGTCTACCGGGACGCGGCCCACCTCGCCTCGAACGAGCCCATAGGGCTCCCCTTGCAGCATGGCGGCCTGGCCAAGGACAGCGCCGCCATCGAGTACGTGCGAGCCGTGCTCACCGAGTACGACCACAACCGCGGTCCCGCGCTGGGAGACGGCCTCTTCGGCCTGGACGTTCCCGACTACGTCGTGGCGGGCAGCCCTTGGCCGCTGTGGGTACGTTCCGCACCGGACTCAGGGCAGCCCGCGAACGCCGGGACCCGGTGCACCGTCCACAACGCGGCAACCGATCAGCAGATCGCCAGGGCGGGCCTCCGCCGGATCGATGGTGAGCTCGGCGCTCAAGTCACCCTGCCTGCACCCGGTCTGTACCGGATCAAGGCCAAATCCGGAGGCAACGCACCCGTCACACAGCTCGTTCTGGCAGTCGATCCCGAGGACGACTGA
- a CDS encoding competence protein CoiA family protein → MPSPYSDHRLVQTAVIGDKKSDLAIILPMEAAELARWRKQHPNYTYWCGILLGGCGEPLTDRLYHSKVCHFAHHPHRQCHRTANGEDSADHLFAKRAVHQWLDSQRLRGGVQLRSLGLGPGDAVDVDVRDTGRRLRFQLSPVEHADWRRIARELDRDAEDSVDWVFGMKGIPPHDLLDRDGYTFRIRFDTQGAARCPYIGTQRPSGEIEWAPFEDCWLTPEGLRTPAVEAILAERRPFASPSSEVRAQQPAAAKTRARSRGELVRDLRQALELDARWRTRPTWRRLAHTVNMDLAEYNSSELRDLLIDVDRRADKDEPVLSALLQVEDGDPLPYLGSITYSLGLGNPGSPPVIRRWRLREVERALAKYGVPARTMPERLSITALEHVPGYRALNEAADRKRQRESERGYREFSKVQQLADRGQQLLSRLERSKPRQRLQRQLTHAQRWLSGVEGWGGRQGESLSGADLAQARDIARSLNAVIASAEQSIAKRQSDKQREKREGHAKTPKPTAARPQAPAAITVAMQTEQLRQRLIKVARDRRTVTWEALTGGISDALDALPYSARWETLSRVDAESATAEPLLSALVTTPGGGPVPYYRQVLRKLGFEVPRTNEALRMIWEREQERAYVACGDSSTLLPPRLVPRAGNHGMGAGADQIEG, encoded by the coding sequence ATGCCTTCGCCGTACTCAGACCACCGCCTCGTCCAGACCGCAGTCATCGGCGACAAGAAGTCCGACCTGGCCATCATCCTCCCGATGGAGGCGGCCGAACTGGCCCGCTGGCGCAAGCAGCACCCCAACTACACCTACTGGTGCGGGATTCTGCTTGGTGGCTGTGGAGAGCCGCTGACCGACCGCCTCTACCACTCCAAGGTCTGTCACTTCGCCCACCACCCGCACCGCCAGTGCCACCGGACGGCCAACGGAGAAGACAGCGCCGACCACCTCTTCGCCAAGCGCGCGGTGCACCAATGGCTCGATTCTCAGCGACTACGTGGAGGCGTCCAACTCCGCAGCCTAGGTCTGGGCCCCGGAGATGCCGTGGACGTGGACGTGCGCGATACGGGCCGCCGCCTGCGCTTCCAGTTGAGCCCTGTCGAGCACGCGGACTGGCGCCGCATCGCACGGGAGCTCGACAGAGACGCGGAAGACAGCGTCGACTGGGTCTTCGGGATGAAGGGCATACCACCGCACGACCTCCTCGATCGCGATGGCTACACCTTCCGCATCCGCTTTGACACCCAGGGCGCGGCACGATGTCCCTACATCGGGACCCAGCGCCCGAGCGGCGAGATCGAGTGGGCTCCGTTCGAGGATTGCTGGCTGACACCAGAGGGGTTACGGACGCCGGCCGTCGAAGCGATTCTTGCCGAGCGACGGCCGTTCGCCAGTCCGTCATCAGAGGTACGAGCGCAGCAGCCAGCCGCCGCGAAGACGCGAGCTCGCAGTCGGGGCGAACTCGTCCGGGACCTGCGCCAGGCGCTGGAGCTGGATGCTCGGTGGCGCACCAGGCCTACATGGCGGCGTCTCGCGCACACCGTGAACATGGACTTGGCCGAGTACAACAGCTCCGAACTTCGGGACCTCCTCATCGACGTCGACAGGCGGGCAGACAAGGACGAGCCCGTGTTGTCCGCTCTGCTTCAAGTCGAAGACGGGGATCCGCTTCCGTATCTCGGCAGCATCACGTACAGCCTCGGACTGGGGAATCCCGGCTCGCCTCCCGTGATCAGACGATGGCGCCTGCGCGAGGTCGAGCGCGCACTTGCGAAGTACGGCGTGCCCGCCCGCACGATGCCGGAGCGCTTGTCCATAACTGCGTTGGAGCACGTCCCCGGCTACCGAGCGCTCAACGAAGCGGCCGATCGGAAACGCCAGCGTGAGAGTGAGCGAGGGTACCGTGAGTTCAGCAAGGTTCAGCAACTGGCCGACCGTGGTCAGCAGCTCTTGAGCCGTCTCGAACGGAGCAAGCCGCGCCAGCGTCTCCAGAGGCAGCTGACCCACGCTCAGCGGTGGCTGAGTGGAGTGGAGGGCTGGGGCGGGCGACAGGGCGAAAGCCTCAGCGGTGCTGACCTTGCGCAGGCCCGCGATATCGCGCGCAGCCTGAATGCGGTGATCGCCTCGGCCGAACAGAGCATCGCCAAACGGCAGTCGGACAAGCAGCGCGAGAAGCGCGAAGGGCACGCGAAGACGCCGAAGCCCACTGCTGCCCGGCCCCAAGCACCTGCCGCCATCACGGTGGCCATGCAGACGGAACAGCTTCGCCAAAGGCTGATCAAGGTTGCGCGTGATCGTCGTACCGTGACGTGGGAGGCCCTGACTGGCGGCATATCCGACGCGCTCGATGCGCTCCCCTACAGCGCACGGTGGGAGACTCTGTCACGGGTCGACGCCGAATCCGCAACGGCAGAACCGTTGTTGTCCGCTCTGGTGACGACTCCCGGAGGCGGGCCTGTTCCTTACTACCGTCAGGTGCTCAGGAAACTAGGGTTCGAGGTACCGCGAACGAACGAGGCGCTTCGGATGATCTGGGAGCGAGAGCAGGAACGCGCCTACGTAGCGTGCGGTGATTCCTCAACGCTGCTGCCACCCCGCCTCGTGCCCAGAGCAGGCAACCATGGGATGGGGGCGGGCGCTGACCAGATCGAAGGTTGA
- a CDS encoding Eco57I restriction-modification methylase domain-containing protein, translating to MSRPAAFSSRGSSHGVAAARAKAMDGRGQHQEWLDLTEVSGPFLTMPVLLQAWPQLDALDKDQRTRLRARHADWQADTSAGRDEWTAYILRTLLEWGDALALRQGQDDDLALDRLTLDVPEHGARVRADFALTEPGTDLAAEPDTESATKRVRLLGITVPSGTAPTARPNWGDDWAASPADRLARLLRHHDVPLGLVTDGRWWYLVWAPVGGVTTSAVFDAIGWNEAAERNVVRAFVSLLRRRRFFEYEESETLVGLLKKSLDAGDEVTEALGIQVRQAVEQLVDAIGRADARAMQHGAPGLRASGVEASEVYRGAVAVMMRVVFLLFAEERGLLPADNEVYARSYSARFLRAELKARADAEGEASLEHTTAAWHRLIALFHAVHGGVSHPELELPAYDGSIFDPDRYPWLENSSPLLPIDDRTVLHMLQSVQEVRVGTGRQKETRTLSFRALGVEEIGYVYEGLLSYDGRRAVETMVGLIGPDGVEHEVPLRELESLAASSRDVKTLAKKIYETWKDPKPPASTARLEKLLAPGKAEAATEARRVLLAVCRDADLTERLLPFFGVIRRDLRDLPVVIPAGALFVTESSLRKNTGTHYTPRRLAEEVVLHALEPLVYEPGPLQTADTSAWVPKTAEQILELKVADIAMGSAAFLVAACRYLADRLIEAWERQGHEEAVKYRAGRAVDAVTAADAESDPVVIEARRQAIEHCLYGVDINPMAVEMAKLSLWLISMDPTRPFTFLDDRLVAGDSLLGVTSLEQLKAVHLDLAKGDLLGAEADTESLVAEVIAERHAITEIKGDGIEALGKKREHLQAVREKTARLRLVGDLIAGAALATCASGRVPWYEEEGGERVRDLFPSAARVAREIVRDFVADDSVAVAEAREQARTWLASELPEGSLDRVPMHWPLEFPEVFQERGGFDAIIGNPPFLGGLKLKTVFGEAYRELLVDFIARGVRGIRGTADLVAYFALRMDSLLNRSGQTAVIATNTLPQGDSRTVGFEQLLSRGSRIRRAIKSEPWPSRSAVLEYCAAWLTKQQMGSDVRSNLDGHPVRSITASLAPMTRFAGPLGRLVQNKNIAFQGSNVLGTGFTMSAEEAESWISRDLKNADVLRAYMNGEDLNRRSDTSASRWVISFRDWPLSKAEEYPDLLGRVRSLVKPQRENDPIKSYREYWWRFAAHRPNLYKALEGKERCLALTRVSKTVMPVLVPTGRVYSEQLVIFTSGDIYLLAVLSSACHYWWALDRSSTMKGDLRYTPTDAFESFVRPQPTDRLHAVGVRLDEFRCEFMVRRNIGLTATYNLVHDKTCQDPGIVELRRIHEEIDKAAVEAYGWHDLLDETGATPPTDPTHETFPLDHGFHETDQGVRYTIGLLARTEIIDRLRQLNHQAYADEVFLGLHKTPNKHPDMPPPSADARRRKADQQGAAPDGRAGWEDGGLFPPDNALF from the coding sequence ATGAGCCGCCCCGCCGCCTTCTCCTCCCGTGGCTCCTCCCACGGAGTCGCCGCAGCCAGGGCCAAGGCCATGGACGGCCGGGGCCAGCACCAGGAATGGCTCGACCTCACCGAGGTCTCCGGCCCCTTCCTGACGATGCCCGTGCTGCTTCAGGCCTGGCCCCAGCTCGACGCCCTCGACAAGGACCAGCGCACCCGACTGCGCGCCCGCCACGCCGACTGGCAGGCCGACACCAGCGCCGGCCGCGACGAGTGGACTGCCTACATCCTGCGCACCCTCCTGGAGTGGGGCGACGCGCTCGCTCTGCGCCAGGGCCAGGACGACGACCTCGCCCTGGACCGCCTCACCCTCGACGTCCCGGAGCACGGCGCCCGCGTCCGCGCCGACTTCGCCCTCACCGAGCCCGGCACCGACCTCGCCGCCGAACCGGACACCGAGTCCGCGACCAAGCGCGTACGCCTGCTCGGCATCACCGTCCCCAGCGGCACCGCACCCACCGCCCGGCCCAACTGGGGCGACGACTGGGCCGCGAGCCCCGCCGACCGTCTCGCCCGGCTGCTGCGCCACCACGACGTACCCCTCGGGCTGGTCACCGACGGCCGCTGGTGGTACCTGGTCTGGGCACCCGTCGGCGGCGTCACGACCAGCGCCGTCTTCGACGCCATCGGCTGGAACGAGGCCGCCGAACGCAACGTCGTACGCGCCTTCGTCTCCCTGCTGCGCCGCCGCCGGTTCTTCGAGTACGAGGAGTCCGAGACCCTCGTCGGGCTGCTGAAGAAGAGCCTCGACGCGGGCGACGAGGTCACCGAGGCGCTGGGCATCCAGGTCCGGCAGGCGGTTGAGCAGTTGGTGGACGCCATCGGCCGCGCCGATGCCCGCGCCATGCAGCACGGCGCTCCCGGCCTGCGAGCGAGCGGCGTCGAGGCCAGCGAGGTCTACCGGGGCGCGGTCGCGGTCATGATGCGAGTCGTCTTCCTCCTTTTCGCGGAGGAACGCGGCCTGCTACCCGCCGACAACGAGGTGTACGCCCGGTCGTACTCGGCCCGCTTCCTGCGCGCCGAGTTGAAGGCGCGGGCGGACGCCGAGGGTGAGGCGTCGCTGGAGCACACGACCGCCGCCTGGCACCGCCTCATCGCCCTCTTCCACGCCGTGCACGGCGGCGTCAGCCACCCGGAACTCGAACTCCCCGCGTACGACGGCTCGATCTTCGACCCGGACAGGTACCCCTGGCTGGAGAACAGCTCCCCGCTCCTGCCCATCGACGACCGCACCGTGCTGCACATGCTCCAGTCCGTGCAGGAGGTCCGCGTCGGCACGGGCCGACAGAAGGAGACCCGCACGCTCAGCTTCCGTGCGCTGGGCGTCGAGGAGATCGGCTACGTGTACGAGGGCCTGCTCTCGTACGACGGCCGGCGCGCTGTCGAGACGATGGTGGGCCTGATCGGCCCGGACGGTGTGGAACACGAGGTCCCGCTGCGGGAGTTGGAGTCCCTGGCGGCCTCGTCGAGGGATGTGAAGACTCTCGCGAAGAAGATCTACGAGACGTGGAAGGACCCGAAGCCACCGGCGAGCACTGCCCGGCTGGAAAAGCTGCTCGCCCCGGGGAAGGCGGAGGCCGCGACCGAGGCCAGGCGGGTGTTGCTCGCGGTCTGCCGTGACGCGGACCTGACGGAGCGTCTACTGCCGTTCTTCGGTGTGATTCGGAGGGACCTGCGGGACCTGCCGGTGGTCATCCCGGCGGGCGCGCTGTTCGTGACCGAGTCCTCGCTCAGGAAGAACACGGGCACGCACTACACGCCGCGCCGGTTGGCGGAGGAGGTTGTCCTGCACGCGCTGGAGCCGCTGGTGTACGAGCCGGGGCCGCTCCAGACGGCGGACACGAGTGCGTGGGTGCCGAAGACGGCCGAGCAGATCCTTGAGTTGAAAGTCGCTGACATCGCGATGGGGTCGGCGGCGTTTCTGGTGGCTGCTTGCCGGTACTTGGCGGACCGGTTGATCGAGGCGTGGGAGCGGCAAGGTCACGAGGAAGCGGTGAAGTATCGCGCCGGGCGGGCTGTTGACGCGGTCACGGCGGCGGACGCAGAGTCCGACCCGGTGGTGATCGAGGCCAGGCGCCAGGCGATTGAGCACTGCCTGTACGGGGTGGATATCAACCCCATGGCCGTAGAGATGGCCAAGCTGTCGCTGTGGCTGATCTCCATGGACCCGACGCGTCCGTTTACTTTCCTGGACGACCGGCTGGTGGCGGGGGACTCGCTGTTGGGGGTTACCTCGCTGGAGCAGCTGAAGGCCGTCCACCTGGACTTGGCGAAGGGTGACCTGCTCGGAGCCGAGGCGGACACGGAGAGTCTGGTTGCCGAAGTTATCGCCGAGCGGCACGCCATCACGGAGATAAAGGGCGACGGCATCGAGGCGCTAGGCAAGAAGCGCGAACACCTGCAGGCGGTACGGGAAAAGACGGCTCGGCTGAGGTTGGTGGGGGACCTCATCGCGGGGGCTGCCCTCGCTACGTGTGCTTCGGGGCGGGTGCCCTGGTATGAGGAGGAGGGCGGCGAGAGGGTCCGCGATCTCTTCCCCTCGGCGGCCCGGGTCGCGCGGGAGATTGTGCGCGACTTCGTGGCGGATGATTCGGTCGCGGTGGCGGAGGCTAGAGAACAGGCGCGGACGTGGCTGGCGAGTGAGCTGCCGGAAGGAAGCTTGGATCGGGTGCCGATGCATTGGCCATTGGAGTTTCCGGAGGTTTTTCAAGAGCGAGGGGGCTTCGACGCCATCATTGGTAACCCTCCATTCCTTGGCGGCCTCAAACTGAAGACAGTCTTCGGTGAAGCTTATCGGGAGCTCTTGGTAGATTTCATCGCCCGGGGAGTCCGTGGAATTCGAGGGACTGCGGATCTGGTTGCGTATTTCGCGCTCCGTATGGACAGTTTGCTTAATCGATCAGGCCAGACTGCGGTAATTGCAACGAACACGCTCCCCCAGGGAGACTCGAGAACAGTTGGCTTTGAGCAGCTACTCTCCCGCGGCAGCAGGATTCGTCGCGCCATCAAGAGTGAGCCCTGGCCTTCAAGATCTGCCGTTCTCGAATATTGTGCGGCATGGCTGACCAAGCAGCAAATGGGATCCGATGTACGGTCGAATCTTGACGGGCATCCAGTCCGCTCCATTACCGCTTCACTGGCTCCGATGACTCGGTTCGCGGGGCCGCTCGGAAGGCTTGTGCAGAATAAGAATATCGCATTCCAGGGATCGAATGTTCTCGGCACGGGATTCACGATGTCCGCCGAGGAAGCCGAGAGTTGGATTTCTCGAGATCTCAAGAATGCTGATGTGCTGCGGGCCTACATGAACGGTGAGGACCTGAACAGGAGGAGCGATACATCAGCCAGTCGATGGGTAATCTCTTTCAGGGATTGGCCACTTAGTAAGGCTGAAGAATATCCGGACTTGCTAGGGCGAGTTCGATCACTTGTTAAGCCGCAGCGAGAAAACGATCCGATTAAGTCATATCGGGAATACTGGTGGAGGTTTGCGGCGCACCGGCCGAACCTCTATAAGGCACTGGAAGGGAAGGAGCGCTGTCTCGCCCTCACTCGGGTAAGTAAGACCGTGATGCCGGTCCTGGTTCCCACTGGGCGCGTATATAGTGAACAGCTCGTCATTTTCACTTCAGGAGATATCTATTTGCTTGCGGTTCTCAGTAGTGCATGTCACTACTGGTGGGCGCTGGACCGCTCCTCCACGATGAAAGGTGACCTCCGGTACACCCCCACTGACGCCTTCGAAAGCTTTGTCCGCCCCCAGCCAACTGACCGGCTTCACGCTGTTGGCGTACGCCTTGATGAGTTCCGTTGTGAATTCATGGTCCGCCGTAACATCGGCCTGACAGCCACGTACAACCTTGTCCATGACAAGACCTGCCAAGACCCCGGTATCGTTGAACTCCGCCGCATCCACGAGGAGATCGACAAAGCCGCTGTCGAGGCATACGGCTGGCACGACCTGCTGGATGAGACCGGGGCTACGCCACCCACGGATCCCACCCACGAAACCTTCCCGCTCGACCACGGCTTCCACGAGACAGACCAGGGTGTCCGCTACACCATCGGCCTGCTCGCCCGCACCGAGATCATCGACCGGCTCCGCCAGCTCAACCACCAGGCGTACGCCGACGAGGTATTCCTTGGTCTGCATAAGACGCCCAACAAGCACCCCGACATGCCACCGCCCTCGGCCGACGCCAGGCGGCGGAAAGCCGATCAGCAGGGTGCTGCCCCTGATGGCCGAGCTGGATGGGAGGACGGCGGGCTTTTCCCGCCCGACAATGCGCTCTTCTAA
- a CDS encoding DUF397 domain-containing protein, which translates to MNTERVMGDRGQLKWRKSSYSGTGGGDCIEVATAPGTVHVRDSKDRQKPILSFSHEEWSAFVGYAKTGYEACI; encoded by the coding sequence ATGAACACGGAGCGAGTCATGGGTGACCGCGGACAGTTGAAGTGGCGCAAGAGCAGCTACAGCGGAACCGGCGGAGGCGACTGCATCGAGGTGGCCACCGCTCCGGGTACGGTCCACGTCCGCGACTCAAAGGATCGACAGAAACCAATCCTAAGCTTCTCCCACGAGGAGTGGTCCGCGTTCGTGGGCTACGCGAAGACCGGGTACGAAGCCTGCATCTGA
- a CDS encoding helix-turn-helix domain-containing protein encodes MTNNSRTRRRERDDDHPAIWVGYGKLVRLFRERAGLTQTQLADAVGYSCEQVASIEQGRRPAKSAFTEAAERVLGAGGVLAELQEDVDRAKLPKFFQDFAGIEAEAVSRFAYDPLVVPGLLQTPEYARALLCGHCPPLDEETIDQRVDARMSRHSLLTRSPMVELSFIIGELALRNPVGDAQLMRAQLQRLLTVCALQNVELQVMPSEGGVHVGLNGAFVLLETLEHQHYGYIEAQQVGLVISDPSKVSAFGLRYGKLRSQALNAEESARLIERLVGAE; translated from the coding sequence ATGACGAACAACAGCCGTACAAGACGACGCGAACGGGACGACGACCATCCGGCGATCTGGGTCGGCTACGGCAAGCTGGTCAGGCTCTTCCGCGAGCGGGCGGGGCTGACGCAGACCCAACTCGCGGATGCGGTCGGGTACTCCTGCGAGCAGGTGGCGTCCATCGAGCAGGGGCGACGGCCGGCGAAGTCCGCGTTCACGGAGGCGGCCGAGCGTGTCCTCGGGGCGGGCGGGGTGCTCGCGGAACTCCAGGAGGACGTGGATCGCGCCAAACTGCCCAAGTTCTTTCAGGACTTCGCGGGGATCGAGGCGGAGGCGGTGAGTCGGTTCGCTTACGATCCGTTGGTAGTGCCGGGGTTGTTGCAAACGCCGGAGTATGCGCGGGCGTTGCTCTGCGGGCACTGCCCTCCGCTGGACGAGGAGACCATCGACCAACGGGTGGATGCCCGCATGAGCCGCCATTCGCTGTTGACGCGGAGCCCTATGGTTGAACTGTCATTCATCATCGGGGAGCTGGCACTTCGCAACCCGGTAGGCGATGCCCAACTGATGCGGGCGCAGCTTCAACGCCTGCTCACGGTATGTGCCTTGCAGAATGTGGAGCTTCAGGTCATGCCCTCTGAGGGGGGCGTACATGTCGGTCTCAACGGTGCTTTCGTCCTCCTGGAGACCCTGGAGCATCAGCACTACGGGTACATCGAGGCACAGCAAGTGGGCCTGGTGATCAGTGATCCCTCGAAGGTCAGCGCCTTTGGCCTACGATATGGCAAGCTGCGGTCGCAAGCTCTGAACGCCGAGGAGTCCGCACGTCTCATCGAGCGCCTCGTAGGAGCGGAATGA
- a CDS encoding ATP-binding protein, whose product MQLSSTRRGARLARLLAVQQLDDWGIPRDGRTASTVAAVVAEFAANAATHGHTPGRDFAVRLTLTPESVRIEVTDTRPDRLPPAPGRVPEPPGPAEESGRGLLLVEALADRWGTGPRNPYTKTLWAEVDRPPRHG is encoded by the coding sequence GTGCAGCTCAGCTCGACCCGGCGCGGCGCGCGGCTCGCCCGGCTGCTTGCTGTGCAGCAGCTCGACGATTGGGGGATCCCTCGCGACGGCCGTACGGCGTCCACCGTGGCGGCCGTCGTCGCGGAGTTCGCCGCCAACGCCGCCACGCACGGCCACACGCCCGGACGGGACTTCGCGGTGCGCCTGACGCTGACGCCGGAGTCGGTGCGCATCGAGGTCACCGACACCAGGCCGGACAGGCTCCCTCCGGCACCCGGGAGAGTGCCCGAACCGCCGGGACCGGCGGAGGAATCGGGGCGCGGCCTGCTCCTCGTCGAAGCCCTCGCCGACCGATGGGGCACGGGACCACGGAACCCCTACACCAAGACGCTGTGGGCCGAGGTCGACCGGCCGCCCCGTCATGGGTGA